In Streptomyces canus, one DNA window encodes the following:
- a CDS encoding methionine ABC transporter permease, with protein MTWSEMRPLLEQACWDTLYMVGWSTLIAVVGGLPLGVLLVLTDRGGLLQNVVANKVIGQVVNVARSMPFIILMVALMGFTRSITGTTIGREAAIVPLAIGAIPFFARLVETAVREVDGGLVEAVQSMGGNTWTIVRKVLVPESLPSLIASTTTTIVALIGYSAMAGTVGAGGLGDVAIRYGYQRFETQLMWITVAILAVVISVIQFAGDYAARSLHSRGGRSGPAPKLRLLKASTADTKTV; from the coding sequence GTGACCTGGTCCGAGATGCGGCCCCTGCTGGAGCAGGCGTGTTGGGACACCCTCTACATGGTCGGCTGGTCCACGCTCATCGCCGTCGTGGGCGGCCTTCCGCTCGGCGTCCTCCTCGTCCTCACCGACCGCGGCGGACTCCTCCAGAACGTCGTCGCGAACAAGGTCATCGGGCAGGTCGTGAACGTCGCCCGCTCGATGCCGTTCATCATCCTGATGGTCGCGCTGATGGGCTTCACCCGCTCGATCACCGGGACGACCATCGGCCGCGAGGCCGCCATCGTGCCGCTCGCCATCGGCGCGATCCCCTTCTTCGCGCGCCTCGTCGAGACGGCTGTCCGCGAAGTGGACGGCGGGCTCGTGGAGGCCGTGCAGTCGATGGGCGGCAACACCTGGACGATCGTCCGCAAGGTTCTGGTCCCCGAGTCCCTGCCCTCGCTGATCGCCAGCACCACCACCACGATCGTCGCCCTCATCGGCTACTCCGCGATGGCCGGCACGGTCGGCGCCGGCGGCCTCGGTGACGTCGCCATCCGCTACGGCTACCAGCGCTTCGAGACCCAGCTCATGTGGATCACCGTCGCGATCCTCGCCGTGGTCATCTCGGTCATCCAGTTCGCCGGCGACTACGCGGCCCGCTCGCTGCACAGCCGCGGCGGACGCTCGGGCCCGGCGCCGAAGCTGCGGCTGCTGAAGGCCTCCACGGCGGACACCAAGACCGTCTGA
- the cbiE gene encoding precorrin-6y C5,15-methyltransferase (decarboxylating) subunit CbiE, with amino-acid sequence MADRVTVIGWDGSPLTAAARSALGAATLVAGAAHHLALPEVPPAAERIRLGSVALAARRITGHRGTAVVLADGDPGFFGVVRTLRAPEFGLEVEVVPGVSSVAAAFARAGMPWDDAQVVVAHRRTLRRAVNVCRAHTKVAVLTSPGAGPAELGLLMEGVHRTFVICEELGTDREQVTVVTSDKAADHTWRDPNLVIVIGGTAAVTEGGGWIAGRDPAAAPRGWTLPAEAYGGLMGEGELEPLRAAQLARLGPRVGDLVWDIGCGSGAFATEAARAGAAVIAVDRDLRACERTEANARAFGLQVQIVPGTAPHVLENLPEPDVVRVGGGGVAVVSAAADRRPQRIVAHAATRDEAELVGRDLTEHGYRVECALLQSVELDTRAWTETERSVAFLLSGVLPDRTA; translated from the coding sequence ATGGCCGACCGGGTCACGGTGATCGGCTGGGACGGCTCGCCGCTGACCGCCGCGGCGCGCTCCGCCCTCGGCGCCGCCACGCTGGTCGCCGGCGCCGCCCACCATCTGGCACTCCCCGAGGTGCCACCCGCCGCCGAACGCATCCGCCTCGGCAGCGTCGCCCTCGCTGCCCGCCGCATCACCGGCCACCGCGGCACCGCGGTCGTGCTCGCCGACGGCGATCCCGGATTCTTCGGAGTCGTACGAACCCTGCGCGCACCCGAGTTCGGCCTGGAGGTCGAGGTCGTCCCCGGCGTGTCCTCGGTCGCCGCCGCCTTCGCGCGGGCCGGTATGCCCTGGGACGACGCCCAGGTGGTCGTCGCCCACCGGCGCACCCTGCGACGCGCGGTGAACGTGTGCCGAGCCCACACCAAGGTCGCCGTCCTCACTTCGCCCGGCGCCGGACCCGCCGAACTCGGCCTGCTGATGGAGGGCGTCCACCGCACCTTCGTCATCTGCGAGGAACTCGGCACCGACCGTGAACAGGTCACCGTCGTCACCTCCGACAAGGCTGCCGACCACACCTGGCGCGACCCGAACCTCGTCATCGTCATCGGCGGCACCGCCGCCGTCACGGAAGGCGGCGGATGGATCGCCGGGCGCGACCCGGCCGCCGCGCCGCGCGGCTGGACCCTGCCCGCCGAGGCCTACGGCGGCCTCATGGGCGAAGGCGAACTGGAACCGCTCCGCGCGGCCCAACTCGCCCGGCTGGGACCGCGCGTCGGCGACCTCGTGTGGGACATCGGCTGCGGCAGCGGCGCCTTCGCCACCGAGGCTGCCCGGGCCGGGGCGGCCGTCATCGCCGTCGACCGCGACCTGAGGGCCTGCGAGCGCACCGAGGCCAACGCCCGCGCCTTCGGACTCCAGGTCCAGATCGTCCCCGGCACCGCCCCGCACGTCCTGGAGAACCTTCCCGAACCGGACGTGGTCCGCGTCGGCGGCGGGGGAGTGGCCGTGGTCTCCGCGGCCGCCGACCGGCGTCCGCAGCGCATCGTCGCCCACGCGGCCACCCGCGACGAGGCCGAACTCGTCGGCCGGGACCTCACCGAGCACGGCTACCGCGTCGAGTGCGCCCTCCTCCAGTCCGTCGAACTCGACACCCGCGCCTGGACGGAGACGGAACGGAGTGTCGCGTTCCTGCTCAGCGGGGTGCTCCCGGACCGTACGGCCTGA
- a CDS encoding glycerophosphodiester phosphodiesterase → MGSQDEHTDGTGRRALLGAAMFGAGGAVLGLPGTARAAGAGSAGHGGGLKSLPVPTVIGHRGASGYRPEHTFGSYQLALDLGADIVEAGDLVPTRDGHLVCRHEPEIGGTTNVADHPEFAGRRTTKVLDGVSTTGWFTEDFTLAELKTLRAIERIPANRPHNTLYNGRWDIPTFEEVLKWQDEQTRKRGKQVWIYPETKHPTYFRGLGLGLEERVAKLLHQHGKDKRNSPVILQSFEPTSIQRLNKLVDNPLVVLLSAANTRPWDLVEKGDPRTVADLITPKGLREIAGYAQGIGPTLDLVITKKADGTLDKETTLVADAHKVGLILHPYTMRNENPFLPAEYRRGTDADAFGDAFGAFKRYFATGIDGVFTDNADTGVLARADFVNG, encoded by the coding sequence ATGGGATCGCAGGACGAGCACACGGACGGCACCGGGCGGCGGGCACTTCTCGGGGCCGCCATGTTCGGCGCCGGGGGAGCGGTCCTGGGCCTGCCCGGTACCGCGAGAGCCGCCGGGGCCGGTTCCGCCGGGCACGGCGGCGGGTTGAAGAGCCTGCCCGTGCCGACGGTCATCGGTCACCGGGGCGCCAGCGGCTACCGCCCCGAGCACACCTTCGGCTCCTACCAGCTCGCCCTCGACCTGGGCGCCGACATCGTCGAGGCCGGCGACCTCGTCCCCACCAGGGACGGTCACCTGGTCTGCCGCCACGAGCCGGAGATCGGCGGCACCACGAACGTCGCCGACCATCCCGAGTTCGCCGGCCGCAGGACCACCAAGGTCCTCGACGGCGTCTCCACGACCGGCTGGTTCACCGAGGACTTCACGCTCGCCGAGCTCAAGACGCTCCGCGCGATCGAGCGCATCCCGGCCAACCGCCCGCACAACACGCTCTACAACGGCCGCTGGGACATCCCCACCTTCGAGGAAGTCCTGAAGTGGCAGGACGAGCAGACCCGCAAGCGCGGCAAGCAGGTCTGGATCTACCCCGAGACCAAGCACCCCACCTACTTCCGGGGGCTCGGCCTCGGCCTCGAGGAGCGGGTCGCGAAGCTCCTGCACCAGCACGGCAAGGACAAGCGGAACTCCCCGGTCATCCTGCAGTCCTTCGAGCCGACCAGCATCCAGCGCCTGAACAAGCTGGTCGACAACCCCCTGGTGGTGCTCCTGTCCGCGGCGAACACCCGGCCCTGGGACCTCGTCGAGAAGGGCGACCCGCGCACTGTCGCCGACCTGATCACGCCCAAGGGCCTCAGGGAGATCGCCGGCTATGCCCAGGGCATCGGCCCGACCCTCGACCTGGTCATCACGAAGAAGGCGGACGGCACCCTCGACAAGGAGACGACCCTCGTCGCCGACGCCCACAAGGTCGGGCTGATCCTGCACCCCTACACCATGCGCAACGAGAACCCCTTCCTGCCGGCGGAGTACCGCAGGGGCACGGACGCGGACGCCTTCGGCGACGCCTTCGGCGCGTTCAAGAGGTACTTCGCCACCGGCATCGACGGCGTCTTCACCGACAACGCGGACACGGGCGTCCTCGCCCGCGCGGACTTCGTCAACGGCTGA
- a CDS encoding sigma-70 family RNA polymerase sigma factor: protein MTHDLVTTLRPLLTAEASAEAHATGTEPADLEQAVWLRLLEHLETQGPPLDPPGWLRHAVRSESRRSRLTARLERPYDTEPAADDDRTPEQLTLAAARRRALHDAVRRLPGRCPSLMAALLSPRDLTYREIAGELGISQGSLGPERSRCLGCLRRLLTPEVATHRGRG from the coding sequence ATGACGCACGACTTGGTCACCACCCTGCGGCCACTGCTGACCGCCGAGGCCTCCGCGGAGGCACATGCCACCGGTACGGAACCGGCCGATCTGGAGCAGGCGGTGTGGCTCCGCCTGCTGGAGCATCTGGAGACCCAGGGCCCGCCCCTCGACCCGCCCGGCTGGCTCCGCCACGCCGTCCGTTCCGAGTCCCGCCGCAGCCGTCTTACCGCCCGCCTGGAACGGCCGTACGACACCGAACCCGCGGCCGACGACGACCGCACCCCCGAACAGCTCACCCTCGCGGCGGCCCGCCGCCGGGCCCTGCACGACGCGGTGCGCCGACTGCCCGGCCGCTGCCCCTCCCTCATGGCGGCCCTCCTCTCCCCGCGGGACCTGACCTACCGGGAGATCGCGGGGGAGTTGGGTATCTCACAGGGCAGTCTCGGTCCGGAACGTTCCAGATGCCTGGGATGTCTTCGCAGATTGCTCACACCGGAGGTTGCGACACACCGGGGGCGGGGATAG
- a CDS encoding methionine ABC transporter ATP-binding protein: MITTTGLTKVYRSRGREITALDGVDLHVREGEVYGVIGQSGAGKSSLIRCVNLLERPTAGTVTVAGQDLTALAGRGPRAGKELRQARSRIGMVFQHFNLLSTRTVQDNVELPLEILGKSGKERSRKALELLDLVGLADRAGAYPAQLSGGQKQRVGIARALAGDPKVLLSDEATSALDPETTRSVLQLLRDLNRQLGLTVLLITHEMDVVKSVCDSAALMENGRIVESGTVGELLATPGSELASALFPVGGEATGEDRTVIDVTFHGEAATQPVISQLSRTYNIDISILGAAIDTVAGLQIGRMRIELPGRYEDNVVPVGFLREQGLQIDVVGAPQLVKEGAR, from the coding sequence GTGATCACGACAACAGGCCTCACGAAGGTCTACCGCTCACGCGGGCGAGAGATCACCGCCCTCGACGGCGTCGATCTCCATGTCCGCGAAGGCGAGGTGTACGGCGTCATCGGCCAGTCCGGCGCCGGCAAGTCCTCGCTCATCCGCTGCGTCAACCTGCTGGAGCGCCCCACCGCCGGCACGGTGACCGTCGCCGGACAGGACCTCACCGCCCTCGCGGGGCGCGGACCCCGCGCCGGCAAGGAGCTGCGGCAGGCGCGCAGCCGTATCGGCATGGTCTTCCAGCACTTCAACCTGCTGTCCACCCGGACGGTGCAGGACAACGTCGAGCTGCCGCTCGAGATCCTCGGCAAGTCGGGCAAGGAGCGCTCCCGCAAGGCACTTGAGCTGCTGGACCTCGTCGGACTCGCCGACCGGGCGGGTGCCTACCCGGCCCAGCTCTCCGGCGGCCAGAAGCAGCGCGTCGGCATCGCCCGTGCCCTGGCCGGCGACCCCAAGGTGCTCCTGTCCGACGAGGCCACCAGCGCCCTCGACCCGGAGACCACCCGCTCGGTCCTCCAGCTGTTGCGCGACCTGAACCGGCAGTTGGGCCTCACCGTCCTGCTCATCACTCACGAGATGGACGTCGTGAAGTCGGTCTGCGACTCGGCCGCCCTGATGGAGAACGGCCGCATCGTCGAGTCCGGCACGGTCGGCGAGCTGCTCGCGACCCCCGGCTCCGAGCTGGCCTCCGCGCTCTTCCCCGTCGGCGGCGAGGCCACCGGCGAGGACCGGACCGTCATCGACGTCACCTTCCACGGCGAGGCCGCCACCCAGCCGGTCATCTCCCAGCTCTCACGCACCTACAACATCGACATATCGATCCTCGGTGCCGCCATCGACACCGTCGCCGGCCTCCAGATCGGCCGGATGCGGATCGAACTGCCCGGCCGCTACGAGGACAACGTCGTGCCGGTCGGCTTCCTGCGCGAACAGGGTCTTCAGATCGACGTCGTCGGTGCGCCCCAGCTGGTGAAGGAAGGTGCCAGGTGA
- a CDS encoding GNAT family N-acetyltransferase, which produces MTGTFPNISISTERLVLRPLDEDDVPALAEMMNDEQVGAWTEVPQPYSEEQARAWITQYAPTEREAGRGLDFAVTEFLTQRLVGIVQLAKTNWHVRSTELSYIIAPWARGEGYASEAALATAQWLFTDQKFERIELRTAADNTASQQVAQKIGCISEGVLRNACIAHVRADDGTWSDVRTDFIVWSLLPEDLDGAGDQLADTDGFTTYSDWN; this is translated from the coding sequence ATGACTGGCACCTTCCCCAACATCTCCATCAGCACGGAGCGGTTGGTGCTGCGCCCTCTCGACGAGGACGACGTGCCCGCGCTGGCCGAGATGATGAACGACGAGCAGGTCGGGGCCTGGACCGAGGTGCCCCAGCCCTACAGCGAGGAACAGGCGCGCGCCTGGATCACGCAGTACGCGCCGACCGAGCGGGAGGCCGGCCGCGGACTCGACTTCGCCGTCACCGAGTTCCTCACCCAGCGCCTGGTCGGCATCGTCCAGCTCGCCAAGACCAACTGGCACGTACGCTCCACGGAGTTGTCGTACATCATCGCCCCCTGGGCCCGCGGCGAGGGCTACGCCTCCGAGGCGGCGCTCGCCACCGCCCAGTGGCTGTTCACCGACCAGAAGTTCGAGCGGATCGAGCTGCGCACGGCGGCCGACAACACCGCCTCCCAGCAGGTCGCCCAGAAGATCGGCTGTATCAGCGAGGGCGTCCTGAGGAACGCCTGCATAGCGCACGTCCGCGCCGACGACGGCACCTGGAGCGACGTCCGCACCGATTTCATCGTGTGGAGTCTGCTGCCCGAGGACCTCGACGGAGCGGGCGATCAGCTGGCCGACACGGACGGCTTCACGACGTACTCCGACTGGAACTGA
- a CDS encoding GNAT family N-acetyltransferase produces MGMSVTISAAAEQDAEQIFRLQYLCFQSEAALYGNYRIDPLVQSLDSVRAEVVADCVFVARLGEEVVGSVRGHVTEDGSAAIGKLCVHPRLQGHGIGARLLRAAEAALAEERGATSFRLFTGHRSEGNLRLYRKVGYQTVGTSEGADGVPMIVLEKPAGTYAATA; encoded by the coding sequence ATGGGCATGAGCGTGACCATCTCTGCGGCGGCCGAGCAGGACGCGGAGCAGATCTTCAGGCTGCAGTACCTGTGCTTCCAGAGTGAGGCGGCGCTGTACGGCAACTACCGCATCGATCCGCTCGTCCAGAGCCTGGACTCGGTCCGCGCGGAGGTGGTCGCGGACTGCGTCTTCGTGGCCCGCCTGGGCGAAGAGGTGGTCGGCTCGGTCCGCGGCCACGTCACCGAGGACGGCTCGGCCGCCATCGGCAAACTCTGCGTCCACCCCCGCCTCCAGGGCCACGGCATCGGCGCCCGCCTTCTCCGGGCGGCCGAAGCCGCCCTGGCGGAGGAGCGCGGCGCCACCAGCTTCCGCCTCTTCACCGGCCACCGCAGTGAGGGCAACCTCCGCCTCTACCGCAAGGTCGGCTACCAGACGGTGGGCACGTCGGAGGGCGCGGACGGAGTACCGATGATCGTCCTGGAGAAGCCGGCCGGCACATATGCGGCAACGGCTTGA
- a CDS encoding MetQ/NlpA family ABC transporter substrate-binding protein — protein sequence MRNATKLTTAALAAGALTFGLSACGSSGSDSASDTSGPLVVAASPTPHAEILNYIKENLAKKAGLDLEVKEFSDYTTQNPATEDGSVDANYFQNQPYLDDYNKKNGTHIVPVVTVHLEPLGLYSRKVQSADALKSGATIAVPNDSVNEARALKLLDANGIITLKDGAGNEATPSDIAKNPKNLTFKELEAAQTPRSLDDVDAAVVNGNYAIEADLKPASDALVLESPKNNPYGNFLAVKDGNEDDPRVKKLAKLLTSAEVKKFIEDKYAGSVLASF from the coding sequence GTGCGTAACGCCACAAAGCTCACCACCGCCGCCCTCGCCGCCGGAGCCCTCACCTTCGGGCTCAGCGCCTGCGGTTCGTCCGGCTCGGACTCCGCCTCCGACACCAGCGGACCGCTGGTCGTCGCCGCGAGCCCGACCCCGCACGCCGAGATCCTGAACTACATCAAGGAGAACCTGGCGAAGAAGGCGGGCCTCGACCTGGAGGTCAAGGAGTTCAGCGACTACACGACGCAGAACCCGGCGACCGAGGACGGCTCGGTGGACGCCAACTACTTCCAGAACCAGCCGTACCTCGACGACTACAACAAGAAGAACGGCACCCACATCGTGCCCGTCGTCACGGTCCACCTGGAGCCGCTCGGCCTCTACTCCCGCAAGGTTCAGAGCGCCGACGCCCTCAAGAGCGGTGCGACGATCGCCGTCCCCAACGACAGCGTGAACGAGGCCCGTGCCCTCAAGCTGCTCGACGCCAACGGGATCATCACGCTCAAGGACGGCGCCGGCAACGAGGCGACCCCCTCCGACATCGCGAAGAACCCGAAGAACCTCACGTTCAAGGAGCTGGAGGCGGCCCAGACCCCGCGCTCCCTGGACGACGTCGACGCGGCCGTCGTCAACGGCAACTACGCCATCGAGGCCGACCTCAAGCCCGCCTCGGACGCCCTCGTGCTGGAGTCCCCCAAGAACAACCCGTACGGCAACTTCCTCGCGGTGAAGGACGGCAACGAGGACGACCCGCGCGTGAAGAAGCTCGCCAAGCTGCTCACCTCCGCCGAGGTGAAGAAGTTCATCGAGGACAAGTACGCCGGTTCCGTCCTCGCCTCCTTCTGA
- a CDS encoding HAD family hydrolase → MKIPAEALLFDNDGTLVSSLESVHRCWTRWAEEFGITADEFARVELHGRPAVEIAADLLPADVVPQALARIEQLEVEDVPNGGVHLLPGTRAFLDALPADRWAVVTSATRRLAEARLEAVGILPKTLVAADDVTRGKPDPEPYLLAARELGVDPARCVVFEDAPAGLRAGRAAGMTTVALTTTHQAHELDADLVVENLSALSALVTGGNVQISVRS, encoded by the coding sequence ATGAAGATCCCGGCGGAAGCCCTCCTGTTCGACAACGACGGAACCCTCGTGTCCTCTCTCGAATCCGTCCATCGCTGCTGGACGCGCTGGGCCGAGGAGTTCGGCATCACCGCCGACGAGTTCGCCCGTGTCGAACTGCATGGGCGACCGGCCGTCGAGATAGCCGCCGACCTGCTCCCCGCCGACGTCGTTCCGCAGGCTCTCGCGCGGATCGAGCAGCTGGAGGTGGAGGACGTGCCCAACGGCGGTGTCCATCTGCTCCCCGGCACCAGGGCCTTCCTCGACGCCCTGCCCGCCGACCGCTGGGCCGTCGTCACCTCCGCCACCCGCCGGCTCGCCGAGGCCCGACTCGAAGCGGTCGGCATCCTCCCCAAGACGCTGGTCGCCGCAGACGACGTCACCCGCGGCAAGCCGGACCCCGAGCCCTATCTGCTCGCCGCTCGCGAACTCGGCGTCGACCCGGCCCGTTGTGTCGTCTTCGAGGACGCCCCCGCGGGCCTGCGCGCCGGCCGGGCCGCCGGAATGACCACCGTGGCCTTGACCACAACTCATCAGGCCCACGAGCTCGACGCCGACCTGGTGGTCGAGAATCTGTCGGCCTTGTCGGCACTGGTCACCGGCGGGAACGTGCAGATCTCCGTCCGGTCCTGA